In one Pseudomonadales bacterium genomic region, the following are encoded:
- a CDS encoding YtoQ family protein has protein sequence MTLNVYLSGEIHSDWRARIVDGCKRLGLGVSFSSAVTNHEASDAAGDCLGPEAAAFWRDHKSAKVNAIRIKNSLEKCDLAIIRFGEKYKQWNAAFDAGYCAALGKPYITLHDESLVHALKEVDGSAQAWATTPEQVVEILKYLMTQS, from the coding sequence ATGACATTAAACGTGTATCTTTCAGGCGAAATTCATTCCGACTGGCGAGCCAGAATTGTCGATGGCTGCAAGCGTTTGGGGTTGGGGGTTTCTTTCTCGTCAGCGGTGACCAATCACGAAGCAAGTGATGCAGCAGGCGATTGCCTGGGGCCTGAGGCGGCGGCGTTCTGGCGGGATCATAAATCGGCGAAAGTGAATGCGATCAGGATTAAAAATTCGCTTGAAAAATGTGATCTGGCCATTATCCGTTTTGGTGAAAAGTATAAACAGTGGAATGCGGCATTTGATGCCGGTTATTGTGCGGCTTTGGGAAAACCCTACATCACACTGCATGATGAATCACTGGTTCATGCGTTAAAAGAAGTGGATGGTTCAGCGCAAGCATGGGCGACAACGCCAGAGCAGGTGGTGGAAATACTCAAGTATTTGATGACGCAGTCGTAA
- the secF gene encoding protein translocase subunit SecF, translating into MSQSSTSQQRIINFMGQRQLAALISILLLIGSIYSLAMNGLVFGLDFTGGTQIEVGYQQPVALADVRQQLTDAGFEKAVVVHFGTESDVLIRLQGEPQAGLSDQVLAALNDNGKTLDLRRVDFVGPQVGDELREDGGLGMLAALAVVMLYVAIRFQYKFSIGAVLALVHDVIITLGFFSVMRIEFDLTVLAAVLAVIGYSLNDTIVVSDRIRENFRLLREESPIEVINESLTQTLGRTLITSLTTLLVLAALFVVGGELIHNFSIALMVGVLVGTYSSIYVASNALLFMGIGREDLIPPVKEGEDEFDGLP; encoded by the coding sequence ATGAGCCAATCATCTACAAGCCAGCAACGCATTATCAACTTTATGGGCCAGCGTCAACTGGCCGCACTGATATCGATTCTTTTGCTGATCGGTTCCATCTACTCACTGGCGATGAACGGGCTGGTGTTTGGTCTGGACTTTACTGGCGGCACCCAGATAGAGGTGGGTTATCAGCAGCCTGTTGCTCTGGCAGACGTTCGACAGCAATTAACGGATGCCGGTTTTGAAAAAGCCGTTGTGGTTCATTTTGGCACAGAAAGCGACGTGTTGATCCGTTTGCAGGGTGAACCCCAAGCGGGTTTGTCTGATCAGGTTCTGGCAGCCCTTAATGACAATGGCAAGACACTGGATTTACGTCGTGTTGACTTTGTTGGCCCACAGGTGGGTGATGAATTGCGCGAAGACGGCGGCCTTGGCATGCTGGCAGCACTGGCTGTGGTGATGCTGTACGTTGCCATTCGTTTTCAGTACAAATTCTCCATCGGGGCCGTGCTCGCACTGGTGCACGACGTTATTATCACGCTGGGTTTCTTCTCGGTGATGCGGATCGAGTTTGATCTAACCGTATTGGCGGCAGTGCTCGCCGTTATCGGCTATTCACTGAATGACACCATCGTTGTGTCAGACCGGATTCGTGAAAACTTCCGTTTGCTGCGAGAGGAAAGCCCTATAGAGGTTATCAACGAGTCACTTACACAGACACTGGGCCGCACTCTGATAACCTCGTTAACCACATTGTTGGTGCTGGCTGCGCTGTTCGTAGTGGGTGGCGAGCTGATTCACAACTTCTCCATCGCGCTGATGGTCGGTGTACTGGTAGGTACTTATTCCTCCATTTATGTGGCATCAAATGCACTACTGTTTATGGGGATTGGCAGGGAAGATTTGATACCACCAGTGAAAGAAGGGGAAGACGAGTTCGACGGTTTGCCTTGA
- the secD gene encoding protein translocase subunit SecD — translation MNRYPFWKYLLILFAIGLGFIYATPNLYTPDPAIQISGQSSALVIDDDVLNKVSTALEREGIEFFGGESKETAALIRLKDTEQQLAAKRIAQRTLGGDYVVALNLAQTTPEWLMSLGAQPMKLGLDLSGGVHFLLEVDTPSVVNKRMDTQVSETRTALRKEKIRYRSVNLTKDNTLVVLLRSEADKTAAAGIIRENFRDLLREPSAQESELGLRYNLSEAAIREIEDYAVSQNLTTVRNRVNELGVSEPIVQRQGRNRIVVELPGVQDTAEAKRIIGKTANLEFRLEAEPGKLVGREEFEFRDPAALPRTAWLEKNIVITGDQVAGASTGFDENGLPQVNINLDSGGGTRMHRVSRNSVGRRLGVLFIEYKARIEHKMNEQGELETISTPYVEKSIISLATIRSALGVQFRITGLDNPREASELALLLRAGALAAPMYFVEERTIGPSLGAENIDLGIKSVAIGMVLVLAFMLVFYRAFGLFANIALAMNLVILIAVMSILSATLTLPGIAGIVLTVGMAVDANVLIFSRIREELKAGLSPQQAISAGYDRAFVSILDANVTTLIVAVILYAVGSGPVQGFAVTLSIGILTSMFTAIMGTRALVNMTCGGRNLQKLWI, via the coding sequence ATGAACCGCTACCCATTCTGGAAGTATCTGCTCATTCTGTTTGCGATTGGCCTTGGATTTATTTACGCCACGCCTAACCTTTATACCCCTGATCCGGCTATTCAGATCTCTGGCCAGAGCAGTGCTCTGGTGATTGATGATGACGTGCTGAACAAAGTTTCCACAGCGCTGGAGAGGGAAGGTATTGAGTTCTTTGGCGGTGAGAGCAAGGAAACCGCCGCGCTGATTCGTCTGAAAGATACCGAGCAGCAACTGGCGGCAAAACGCATAGCCCAGCGAACACTTGGTGGTGATTATGTGGTGGCATTGAATTTGGCGCAGACGACACCGGAGTGGTTAATGTCTCTAGGTGCGCAACCTATGAAGCTGGGGCTCGATCTGAGTGGTGGCGTACATTTTCTGTTGGAGGTTGATACACCATCAGTTGTCAATAAACGCATGGATACTCAGGTCAGTGAAACCCGTACCGCTCTGCGGAAGGAAAAGATCCGTTATCGGTCTGTTAATTTGACAAAGGACAATACACTCGTTGTTCTGTTGCGTTCAGAGGCGGACAAAACTGCCGCTGCAGGCATTATTCGCGAAAACTTTCGCGACCTGTTGCGCGAACCCTCGGCACAGGAAAGTGAGCTGGGTTTGCGTTACAACCTCTCTGAAGCAGCAATTCGTGAAATTGAAGATTATGCGGTTAGTCAGAACCTGACCACCGTTCGCAACCGGGTGAATGAGCTGGGAGTATCCGAGCCCATCGTGCAGAGGCAGGGGCGCAACCGTATTGTGGTCGAATTGCCGGGGGTGCAGGATACTGCCGAAGCGAAGCGCATTATCGGTAAAACTGCCAATCTGGAATTTCGTCTTGAAGCCGAACCGGGCAAGCTGGTGGGCCGCGAAGAGTTTGAGTTTCGTGATCCTGCTGCACTTCCTCGTACGGCCTGGTTGGAAAAAAACATTGTTATTACCGGTGATCAGGTGGCTGGGGCTTCTACCGGATTTGATGAAAACGGCTTGCCGCAAGTAAACATCAACCTCGATAGCGGTGGCGGCACCCGTATGCATCGGGTCTCCCGCAACAGTGTCGGGCGGCGGCTGGGTGTGCTGTTCATTGAATATAAGGCCCGCATTGAACACAAAATGAATGAGCAAGGTGAGTTGGAAACCATTTCAACGCCCTATGTTGAAAAGAGCATTATCAGTTTGGCAACCATTCGCAGTGCATTGGGCGTGCAGTTCCGTATTACCGGGCTGGATAACCCACGCGAGGCCTCCGAATTGGCTCTGCTGTTAAGGGCAGGGGCGCTGGCTGCTCCTATGTATTTTGTTGAAGAGCGCACTATTGGTCCATCGTTGGGTGCCGAGAATATTGATTTGGGAATCAAGTCAGTTGCTATTGGGATGGTGCTGGTACTGGCGTTCATGCTGGTTTTTTACCGTGCTTTTGGGCTGTTTGCCAATATTGCGCTGGCCATGAACCTGGTTATTCTGATTGCCGTCATGTCGATTCTTTCGGCGACACTGACTCTGCCTGGTATTGCCGGTATTGTGCTAACCGTGGGTATGGCTGTGGATGCGAATGTGTTGATTTTCTCCCGCATCCGCGAAGAATTGAAAGCGGGCTTAAGCCCTCAACAGGCTATCAGTGCCGGTTATGACCGGGCTTTTGTTTCCATTCTTGATGCCAACGTGACGACCCTGATTGTGGCGGTTATCCTCTACGCCGTCGGTTCCGGTCCGGTACAGGGTTTTGCGGTGACCTTGTCTATCGGTATTCTCACTTCCATGTTCACCGCCATTATGGGTACCCGAGCGCTGGTTAATATGACCTGCGGTGGCCGCAACCTTCAGAAGCTTTGGATTTAA